One window of Myxocyprinus asiaticus isolate MX2 ecotype Aquarium Trade chromosome 4, UBuf_Myxa_2, whole genome shotgun sequence genomic DNA carries:
- the LOC127439620 gene encoding zinc finger protein 665-like, translating to MQTRAQKQNSSRKGVSEYEKKKNGGEEPVIQIDIQPPQTPIKRQSEDKLLYVNGRSCKEDANLHGINGNAESGKIISAICSAKHVGHVLPKSLYSGKGSGGGKKRQPKVTDQWIQGKYPCKECGKVLESRMDLVKHYQVAHRHSRPFKCHVCGMCFDAPAKLKCHMRSHSGERPFTCDICNKAFTQKGSLNTHMIRHSGVKAYKCEECGRKFARCADLNSHKKTHTEEKRHSCNECGKKFRRGEHLRQHLLIHTGELPYSCTHCDKKFRIPSNLAIHRRIHTGEKPYKCPECGVRFRQWSALKGHLESVHSGERPYSCERCSSSFSRFIYLRNHMLTHTNSRLFVCEQCGHFFKNRSNLDVHRAVHSNDRPFKCSLCDKSFKQPQGLKTHKLVHTAERPHRCVICNKTYRSTAGLRGHMFSHTGARPYTCKECEKSFRDPGALKRHAITHTGERPYKCKLCPKAYSQLSGYKAHMRVHTGEKPYKCTYCSKTFRYQNSMKAHVLFHTGQAPFPCPECGKLFKQTNSLKKHMKTFGHSDKRQSDTNKVKRQNGHM from the exons ATGCAGACACGCGCACAGAAGCAGAACTCGTCAAGAAAAG GTGTAAGTGaatatgagaagaaaaaaaacggAGGAGAGGAACCTGTTATTCAGATAGATATCCAGCCCCCACAGACACCAATTAAAAGGCAGAGCGAAGATAAACTGTTATATGTTAATGGTCGCAGTTGCAAGGAAGACGCCAACCTTCATGGTATAAATGGAAATGCTGAGAGCGGTAAGATCATCAGTGCCATATGCTCTGCAAAGCATGTGGGTCACGTCCTGCCTAAAAGCCTTTACAGTGGGAAAGGCAGTGGTGGTGGAAAAAAGAGGCAGCCCAAGGTGACTGATCAATGGATTCAAGGTAAATATCCATGTAAAGAATGTGGCAAGGTTCTAGAGAGCAGAATGGACCTTGTGAAGCATTACCAGGTGGCACATCGTCATTCGCGTCCATTCAAGTGCCATGTATGTGGCATGTGCTTCGATGCGCCAGCCAAACTGAAATGTCACATGCGCTCACACTCCGGAGAGCGTCCTTTCACCTGTGACATCTGTAATAAAGCTTTTACTCAGAAGGGCTCTCTGAACACCCATATGATACGGCACAGTGGTGTGAAAGCATATAAGTGTGAGGAATGTGGCCGAAAGTTTGCCAGATGCGCCGACttgaattcacacaaaaaaacTCACACCGAGGAGAAACGGCACAGCTGCAACGAATGTG GTAAAAAATTCAGAAGAGGAGAGCACTTGCGCCAACATTTACTAATCCATACTGGAGAGTTACCATATTCCTGTACACACTGTGATAAAAAGTTTCGTATTCCTAGTAACCTTGCTATTCATCGGCGCATACACacaggagaaaaaccttacaaatgTCCTGAATGTGGAGTACGCTTTAGACAGTGGAGCGCCTTGAAAGGACATCTTGAAAGTGTGCACTCAGGTGAACGGCCTTACTCTTGTGAACGCTGTAGTAGCAGCTTTTCACGTTTTATTTATCTTCGTAATCACATGCTAACTCACACCAACAGCAGACTATTTGTCTGTGAGCAGTGTGGTCATTTTTTCAAAAATCGGAGTAATTTGGATGTCCACCGAGCTGTGCACTCAAACGACAGGCCGTTTAAGTGCTCGCTGTGTGACAAGAGCTTTAAACAGCCTCAAGGGCTGAAAACACATAAGCTCGTTCACACTGCAGAGCGTCCACATCGGTGCGTGATCTGCAACAAAACATACCGCAGCACAGCAGGACTGCGTGGACATATGTTTAGTCACACAGGTGCACGTCCATATACTTGCAAGGAGTGTGAAAAGAGCTTTAGAGATCCTGGTGCCCTAAAAAGACATGCCATAACACACACGGGGGAAAGACCTTATAAATGTAAGCTTTGCCCCAAGGCATATTCCCAGCTTTCAGGCTACAAAGCTCATATGCGTGTGCACACTGGCGAAAAGCCCTATAAATGCACCTATTGCTCCAAGACTTTCCGCTATCAGAACAGTATGAAAGCCCATGTTTTATTCCACACAGGACAGGCTCCTTTCCCCTGCCCAGAATGTGGAAAACTATTTAAGCAAActaatagcttaaaaaaacacatgaaaacatttGGCCACAGTGACAAAAGGCAATCTGATACCAATAAAGTGAAGAGACAAAACGGACACATGTAG